One genomic window of Halolamina sediminis includes the following:
- a CDS encoding RtcB family protein encodes MSLSHGRKRKIENLWRDFDEQDAVVAAGDDGEVSSSIRLFTQSAPKTVHELTTETGKTIEATADHPVRTPNGMVEIDDLDDGDQILAHPFEGLQDEQPPEFDLLTEDDFEDEDPQLVEALNERGLLPLRPTDDTFPRLLKLVGFHTGDGAFRDDQTWFYGEEEDLRTIREDIAALGFSPSPVYERDREHEVRGNRFDHTEHSVKVGAKSLRELLLRLGAPDSPKVDSEFTAPDYLDRLPDWQRALYLSTFFGAEMSAPAAMTAKNLYCPSVSHNRRSDVSQAGEEFMQDLMRHLNEIGVRTNSLEHVEEYEEHDTERFRFGIKNDSETLTEFFTTVGYRYNEEKRRKAVLAAQYLKLKERTIDERVRIAEKAQALADGGVATREIKERFDAVNDRFIDRSIYKQRKGRPRPPMSFPDYEEFCENTTVADDLTVPVEIESIKRIGKKPVYDIGVSHDAHNFVANGVVVSNCGVRMLRTPLTYDDVRGREEELVDALFDAVPSGLGGGGVVGGSRDAVEGALERGVEWAVEEGYATEADLEHCEDEGRRPDAKPEYVSKKAKDRGMNQMGSLGSGNHFLEVQRVTDTFDDAVADAYGLTEGEIVVLIHCGSRGLGHQICSNYVRRIEQEHGDLLDELPDKDLAAAPADSKLAEEYYGAMCAAVNFAWVNRQLITHRTRETLADVFDAVETADVELLYDVAHNIAKRETHEVDGEERDLFVHRKGATRAFPPGREEVPPAYRDVGQPVIIPGSMGAGSYVLKGGDRSLAETFGSTAHGAGRLMSRTQAKGEFWGGDVQDDLAEQEHIYVKANSGATIAEEAPGVYKDVDEVVRVSDELDIGDKVARTFPVCNIKG; translated from the coding sequence GTGTCCCTCTCGCACGGGCGGAAACGGAAGATCGAGAACCTCTGGCGGGACTTCGACGAGCAGGACGCGGTCGTTGCAGCAGGTGACGACGGCGAGGTGTCGTCCTCTATCCGGTTGTTCACTCAGTCAGCGCCGAAGACTGTCCACGAACTGACGACGGAGACGGGCAAGACGATCGAAGCGACTGCCGACCATCCAGTCCGCACGCCGAACGGGATGGTCGAAATCGACGATCTCGATGACGGTGACCAAATCCTCGCGCATCCGTTCGAGGGACTCCAGGACGAACAGCCGCCGGAGTTCGACCTGCTCACGGAAGACGACTTCGAGGACGAGGACCCCCAACTCGTGGAAGCACTGAATGAACGGGGGCTGCTGCCACTCCGTCCGACGGACGACACGTTCCCGCGGCTCCTGAAGCTCGTGGGGTTCCACACCGGAGACGGGGCGTTCCGTGACGACCAGACGTGGTTCTACGGTGAGGAGGAGGACCTCCGGACGATCCGGGAGGACATCGCCGCGCTGGGCTTCTCGCCGTCGCCGGTATACGAACGCGATCGGGAGCACGAGGTCCGCGGGAACCGCTTCGACCACACCGAACACAGCGTGAAGGTCGGCGCGAAGTCGCTGCGGGAGCTACTCCTGCGTCTCGGTGCCCCGGACAGCCCGAAGGTCGACTCCGAGTTCACGGCGCCCGACTACCTCGACCGTCTCCCCGACTGGCAGCGTGCGCTGTACCTCTCGACGTTCTTCGGGGCGGAGATGAGCGCCCCCGCAGCGATGACGGCCAAGAACCTCTACTGTCCGTCGGTGTCCCACAACCGCCGCAGCGACGTTTCCCAGGCCGGAGAGGAGTTCATGCAGGACCTCATGCGCCACCTCAACGAGATCGGGGTTCGGACGAACAGCCTCGAACACGTCGAGGAGTACGAGGAACACGACACCGAGCGGTTCAGGTTCGGGATCAAGAACGACTCCGAGACACTCACCGAGTTCTTCACGACCGTCGGCTACCGCTACAACGAGGAGAAGCGGCGGAAAGCAGTCCTCGCGGCACAGTACCTCAAGCTCAAAGAGCGGACGATCGACGAGCGCGTTCGGATCGCCGAGAAGGCACAGGCCCTCGCGGACGGTGGGGTCGCGACTCGGGAGATCAAGGAGCGGTTCGACGCCGTGAACGATCGGTTCATCGATCGGAGCATCTACAAGCAACGGAAAGGGCGGCCGCGCCCGCCGATGTCGTTCCCGGACTACGAGGAGTTCTGTGAGAACACGACTGTCGCCGACGACCTGACGGTCCCGGTCGAAATCGAATCCATCAAACGGATCGGGAAGAAGCCAGTCTACGACATCGGCGTCTCTCACGACGCCCACAACTTCGTCGCCAACGGCGTGGTCGTCTCGAACTGCGGCGTCCGGATGCTCCGCACGCCGCTCACGTACGACGACGTGCGCGGCCGCGAGGAGGAGCTCGTCGACGCGCTGTTCGACGCGGTCCCCTCCGGCCTCGGCGGCGGCGGCGTCGTCGGCGGGAGTCGTGACGCCGTCGAGGGTGCGCTGGAACGTGGCGTCGAGTGGGCCGTCGAGGAGGGGTACGCGACCGAGGCCGACCTCGAACACTGTGAGGACGAGGGGCGACGGCCGGACGCCAAGCCCGAGTACGTCTCGAAGAAGGCCAAGGACCGCGGGATGAACCAGATGGGGAGTCTCGGCTCGGGCAACCACTTCCTCGAAGTCCAGCGTGTCACCGACACGTTCGACGACGCGGTCGCCGACGCCTACGGGCTCACCGAGGGGGAGATCGTCGTGCTGATCCACTGTGGCAGCCGCGGGCTGGGCCACCAGATCTGCTCGAACTACGTGCGCCGGATCGAGCAGGAGCATGGCGATCTGCTCGACGAGCTACCGGACAAGGATCTCGCGGCGGCGCCGGCGGACTCCAAACTGGCCGAGGAGTACTACGGCGCGATGTGTGCGGCGGTGAACTTCGCGTGGGTGAACCGCCAACTGATCACCCACCGGACCCGGGAGACCCTCGCCGACGTGTTCGACGCCGTCGAGACGGCGGACGTGGAGCTGCTGTACGACGTGGCCCACAACATCGCCAAGCGCGAGACCCACGAGGTCGACGGCGAGGAGCGCGACCTGTTCGTCCACCGCAAGGGCGCGACCCGTGCGTTCCCGCCGGGCCGCGAGGAGGTACCGCCGGCGTACCGCGACGTGGGCCAGCCCGTCATCATCCCGGGATCGATGGGCGCCGGCAGCTACGTTCTCAAGGGCGGCGACCGCTCGCTCGCGGAGACGTTCGGCTCGACCGCCCACGGCGCGGGGCGGCTGATGTCCCGGACGCAGGCCAAAGGGGAGTTCTGGGGCGGCGACGTGCAGGACGATCTCGCCGAGCAGGAGCACATCTACGTGAAGGCCAACTCCGGTGCCACCATCGCCGAGGAGGCGCCCGGCGTGTACAAGGACGTCGACGAGGTGGTCCGCGTCAGCGACGAACTGGACATCGGCGACAAGGTGGCGCGGACGTTCCCGGTCTGCAACATCAAGGGCTGA
- a CDS encoding DoxX family protein: MTRHIAPAAAAVGVLLAVVPDRALAHVRYVTPGDGGERAAELLAAVAADPLALALLFGGGAGAVVAGAGWLRLRPFRLDLAVLRRTLRSYDDLLPWLARLAIGLPMVGAGFTGYLFSPAATADFLGLPGALVRLFGIGVGFLLVFGFATRLAAAIGLFGYLVGLLLSPALLLAFEFLPGLLAILLLGGGRPSADHVFSRMSAVGGTVYQRIDPIRETLAPIGERLAARDELVPVIVRVGLGFSFVYLGVVQKLLMPGQALGVVAKYDLTAVVPVSPELWVVGAALTEAALGIALAFGLFTRAGCGVAILMFTTTLFGLPDDPVMAHVSLFGLVSVLVITGGGAYSLDRWLAERLGDESGRQQRTDEPTATAD; this comes from the coding sequence ATGACGCGCCACATCGCTCCCGCGGCGGCCGCAGTCGGGGTGCTGCTCGCCGTCGTTCCGGATCGGGCGCTGGCACACGTCCGGTACGTCACGCCGGGCGACGGCGGGGAACGGGCCGCGGAACTGCTCGCCGCGGTCGCGGCGGACCCGCTCGCGCTGGCACTGCTGTTCGGCGGCGGTGCCGGCGCTGTCGTCGCGGGCGCGGGCTGGCTCCGGCTCCGGCCGTTCCGGCTGGACCTCGCCGTCCTCCGGCGGACGCTCCGGAGCTACGACGACCTCCTGCCGTGGCTCGCCCGCCTCGCGATCGGCCTGCCGATGGTCGGCGCCGGCTTCACGGGCTACCTGTTCTCGCCGGCGGCGACCGCCGACTTTCTCGGGCTTCCGGGCGCGCTCGTCCGGCTGTTCGGCATCGGCGTCGGCTTCCTGCTCGTGTTCGGTTTCGCGACGCGGCTCGCGGCTGCGATCGGGCTGTTCGGCTACCTCGTGGGCCTCCTGCTGAGTCCGGCGTTGCTGCTGGCGTTCGAGTTCCTCCCGGGGCTGCTGGCGATCCTACTGCTCGGCGGCGGGCGCCCGAGCGCGGACCACGTCTTCTCGCGAATGTCGGCCGTCGGGGGAACGGTGTACCAGCGCATCGACCCGATCCGGGAGACGCTCGCGCCGATCGGTGAGCGACTCGCCGCCCGCGACGAGCTCGTCCCGGTGATCGTCCGCGTCGGGCTGGGGTTCTCGTTCGTCTACCTCGGGGTCGTCCAGAAGCTGCTCATGCCCGGGCAGGCCCTGGGCGTCGTCGCGAAGTACGACCTCACCGCGGTCGTCCCCGTCTCGCCGGAGCTGTGGGTCGTCGGCGCCGCGCTGACGGAGGCGGCGCTGGGGATCGCGCTCGCGTTCGGGCTGTTCACCCGCGCCGGCTGCGGGGTCGCGATCCTGATGTTCACGACCACGCTGTTCGGCCTGCCCGACGACCCCGTGATGGCCCACGTCTCGCTGTTCGGGCTGGTGTCGGTGCTGGTGATCACGGGCGGCGGCGCCTACTCGCTCGACCGCTGGCTGGCCGAGCGGTTGGGTGACGAGTCGGGGCGACAGCAGCGAACCGACGAGCCGACGGCGACCGCCGACTGA
- a CDS encoding archease, with protein MAAFELREHTADVAVAARGATLGATFAAVADGLAAAMCEEWPPADAPDGGERAELRLTAESREAALYDYLDQLIYERDVRSVLPVDNAAEVADGEAWTVDASYRGVPLSAVTARDVKAVTYSEMRLERIDGEWEAYVVFDV; from the coding sequence ATGGCGGCGTTCGAACTCCGCGAGCACACGGCCGACGTGGCGGTCGCGGCCCGCGGCGCGACGCTCGGGGCGACGTTCGCCGCCGTCGCCGACGGGCTCGCGGCGGCGATGTGCGAGGAGTGGCCGCCGGCGGACGCCCCCGACGGCGGGGAGCGTGCCGAACTCCGGCTGACCGCCGAGAGCCGCGAGGCGGCGCTGTACGACTACCTCGACCAGCTCATCTACGAGCGCGACGTTCGGTCGGTGCTGCCCGTCGACAACGCGGCCGAGGTGGCCGACGGGGAGGCGTGGACCGTCGACGCCAGCTACCGGGGTGTCCCGCTCTCGGCGGTGACCGCTCGGGATGTGAAGGCGGTGACGTACTCCGAGATGCGACTCGAGCGCATCGACGGGGAGTGGGAGGCGTACGTCGTCTTCGACGTGTAG
- a CDS encoding DUF502 domain-containing protein produces MDESDLRMDQRVRKSTRETLRESFVTGLAVVVPMLVTVIVLAIGFQYVYDYLSWFAQGIVAADSRVKLPIIGDIPVGVFVIQLATPVVLLVIIMVVGIFTNTTKWGERAVDYFDYFISQIPAVGGVYDSFRQMSDVMLESDTQSFREVKLVEFPHEGAYTLGFVTTETPDALSDPAGHAEMLTLFLPLAPNPVMGGHLVHMPADRVMDVDMTVEEGIRAIVTSGVAVAGGEGATSGGMSEEQLRDLAGVEHADQQFDPEDDSPTIRRSAPVDTDRSDTYDESVEPARATTPDDIARRERPEAEGPAADADTAAERAHGVDTGDANVTPAEESGRYATEADATDRPPAEMAGRDAAHREGTDEPPAEAAGRDAEQRGETDEPPAEAAGRDAADRESTEERPATAADRADEQRDATEGEPEDEANEDRGGRG; encoded by the coding sequence ATGGACGAGTCGGATCTGCGGATGGACCAGCGCGTCAGAAAGTCGACCCGCGAGACCCTCCGGGAGTCGTTCGTCACGGGGCTCGCGGTCGTCGTGCCGATGCTGGTCACGGTGATCGTCCTGGCGATCGGGTTCCAGTACGTCTACGACTACCTCTCGTGGTTCGCACAGGGGATCGTCGCCGCCGACAGCCGCGTGAAGCTCCCGATCATCGGCGACATCCCGGTCGGCGTGTTCGTGATCCAGTTGGCCACGCCGGTCGTGCTCCTCGTCATCATCATGGTGGTGGGGATCTTCACGAACACCACCAAGTGGGGCGAGCGCGCGGTGGACTATTTCGACTACTTCATCTCCCAGATCCCCGCGGTCGGCGGCGTCTACGACTCCTTCCGGCAGATGAGCGACGTGATGCTCGAGTCCGACACCCAGAGCTTCCGGGAGGTGAAGCTGGTGGAGTTCCCCCACGAGGGCGCGTACACGCTGGGGTTCGTCACGACCGAGACGCCGGACGCGCTCTCGGACCCGGCGGGCCACGCCGAGATGCTCACCCTGTTTCTCCCGCTGGCGCCCAACCCCGTGATGGGGGGCCATCTGGTCCACATGCCCGCAGACCGCGTGATGGACGTGGACATGACCGTCGAGGAGGGTATCCGTGCCATCGTTACCAGCGGTGTCGCCGTCGCCGGGGGCGAGGGCGCCACGAGCGGGGGGATGTCCGAGGAGCAGCTTCGCGATCTGGCCGGCGTCGAACACGCCGACCAGCAGTTCGACCCCGAGGACGACTCGCCGACGATCCGCCGCTCGGCGCCGGTCGACACCGACCGATCGGACACGTACGACGAGTCGGTCGAACCCGCGCGGGCGACGACGCCGGACGACATCGCCCGTCGCGAACGCCCCGAGGCCGAAGGTCCCGCGGCCGACGCCGACACGGCCGCGGAGCGAGCCCACGGCGTCGACACGGGCGACGCGAACGTCACCCCCGCGGAAGAGTCGGGACGCTACGCCACCGAGGCCGACGCGACCGATCGGCCGCCCGCGGAGATGGCCGGCCGGGACGCCGCCCACCGCGAGGGGACCGACGAGCCGCCGGCGGAGGCGGCCGGCCGCGACGCCGAGCAGCGTGGGGAAACCGACGAGCCTCCGGCGGAGGCGGCCGGCCGTGACGCCGCCGATCGCGAATCGACTGAGGAACGCCCGGCGACGGCGGCCGATCGCGCGGACGAACAGCGCGACGCCACCGAGGGCGAGCCCGAGGACGAGGCGAACGAGGACCGGGGTGGCCGGGGCTGA